One region of Bacillus pumilus genomic DNA includes:
- the mtnN gene encoding 5'-methylthioadenosine/S-adenosylhomocysteine nucleosidase, translated as MKIAVIGAMEEEVTILRDQLKNATQENIAGCEFTTGVYEDKEVILLKSGIGKVNAAVSTTLLLDRFQPDYVINTGSAGGFHHTLNVGDIVISTDVRHHDVDVTIFNYEYGQVPGLPAAFVADEKLVKLAEESALEIDHIQVAKGTIATGDSFMNDPDRVAFVREKFPELYAVEMEAAAVAQVCQLFGTPFVVVRALSDIAGKESNVSFDQFLEQAAIHSTDLVLRMIK; from the coding sequence TTGAAAATCGCAGTCATAGGTGCAATGGAAGAAGAAGTGACGATATTAAGAGATCAACTAAAGAATGCTACACAAGAAAACATCGCTGGGTGTGAATTCACAACAGGTGTTTATGAAGATAAAGAAGTGATTTTATTAAAATCAGGGATTGGAAAAGTGAATGCAGCGGTCAGCACAACACTTCTGCTTGACCGCTTTCAGCCGGATTATGTGATCAATACAGGATCAGCTGGCGGTTTCCATCACACATTAAATGTAGGGGATATTGTCATCTCTACTGATGTTAGACATCATGATGTGGATGTCACGATCTTTAATTACGAATACGGACAAGTACCAGGATTGCCAGCTGCTTTTGTTGCAGACGAAAAGCTTGTGAAGCTGGCAGAGGAATCGGCTTTAGAGATCGATCATATCCAAGTGGCAAAAGGAACGATTGCAACCGGAGATTCATTTATGAATGATCCGGATCGTGTAGCGTTTGTGAGAGAGAAGTTTCCAGAGCTATATGCGGTGGAAATGGAAGCCGCAGCCGTTGCACAAGTTTGCCAGCTCTTTGGAACGCCATTTGTTGTCGTTCGAGCGCTATCTGATATTGCAGGGAAAGAATCCAATGTCTCATTTGATCAATTTCTTGAACA
- a CDS encoding class I SAM-dependent DNA methyltransferase has product MGREFLSLFDHWADSYDDTVSGHDEQYEEVFRRYPVILKEIVLRAGQDVLEFGSGTGNLTAALLAADKNVFGVEPSDAMKKAALQKGIPDVIHDGDFLSFPAPPFEPDTIVSSYAFHHLTDEEKKQAIHTYSNILHSDGKIVFADTMFQNQAAHQAEIDKAKASGFDQLAEDLETEYYPSIDVLKQIFEEEGFSTSFHQMNDFVWIVEAKKRE; this is encoded by the coding sequence ATGGGACGTGAGTTTCTTTCTTTATTTGATCATTGGGCTGACTCTTATGACGACACGGTAAGTGGTCATGATGAGCAGTATGAAGAAGTGTTTCGCCGGTATCCGGTTATTTTAAAAGAAATTGTTCTGCGTGCAGGTCAAGATGTTCTTGAGTTTGGAAGCGGCACGGGGAATTTAACAGCGGCACTGCTCGCAGCTGATAAGAACGTATTTGGCGTTGAACCATCAGACGCCATGAAGAAAGCGGCTCTTCAAAAGGGAATACCCGATGTGATTCATGATGGGGATTTTTTATCATTTCCAGCGCCGCCATTTGAGCCGGATACAATCGTCAGTTCATATGCTTTCCACCATTTAACGGACGAAGAAAAAAAACAAGCCATTCACACCTATAGCAACATCCTTCACTCAGATGGTAAAATAGTCTTTGCTGATACAATGTTTCAAAATCAAGCAGCACATCAAGCTGAAATTGACAAAGCGAAAGCGTCAGGATTCGATCAGCTTGCTGAAGATTTAGAAACAGAATATTATCCATCCATCGATGTGCTAAAGCAAATCTTTGAAGAAGAAGGTTTTAGTACGTCCTTTCATCAAATGAATGATTTTGTTTGGATCGTAGAAGCGAAGAAAAGGGAATGA
- a CDS encoding YrzA family protein has protein sequence MDFQLDFLKDKIEFFEASSLKELEQKIQKQIEHNQAILLTVHSVSHQTTVIDDRILYTAVVHFKANI, from the coding sequence ATGGATTTTCAGTTGGATTTTCTAAAGGATAAAATTGAATTCTTTGAAGCATCGTCTTTAAAAGAACTTGAACAAAAGATCCAAAAACAAATTGAACATAATCAGGCAATCTTGCTGACCGTTCATTCTGTCAGTCATCAAACGACTGTGATCGATGACCGGATTTTGTATACAGCGGTTGTTCATTTTAAGGCGAATATCTAA